The DNA segment ATACGGAACCAGCGGACTCCACCCTCGCGCATGCCTTCAAGGCCAACTTCCCAGCCCTTGATCATCTTGCCTGCACCCATGACTACCTGGAGAGGCTTGCCCATATCCTTGGAGCTGCCGAACTTACGGCCCGAAAGAAGCCAGCCGGTGTAATGGGTCTTGAGCACGGAACCCACCGCAGCAGGCTTGCCGGAGCCAGCCTTTTCGTCATAAATCTTCAGGCCCTTGGCTGCTTCACGCCACTTGAGACCTTCTACGCTCTTGGGGAACACATCCGGTTCCATGGGCTTTTCGGCATGAACCAGTTCCACTTCGAAATACAGGTCGGAATAGGCAGGAATACCTTCAAGAGAGTTCTCTGCATAGGCCAACTGGTAAGGCACATAAAGCTTACGGACTTCGCCGACCTTCATGCCCATGAGACCCTTTTCCCAACCAGGAATCACCTGGCCCATACCCAGCGTAAATTCCAGAGGTTCGCCCTGAGCGTAGGAGTCTGCAAAGGGCTGGGGACCTTCGTCCACGGTACTATCTGCGGCGGAACTGTCCTTGGCCGTGGTATCAGCGGCAGCGGCGGCACTATCCTTGGCAGCAAGGACCTTGGAAGCGTCAACTTCTGACACTCCTGCAACCTGATTGGAATTGATGTCGTTTGCAAGACGCAGGGAGTCCACAATTCTCAGGGAATCGATCATGCGAGCCTTTTCGGCAGCAATCTTTGCACTATCCAGATACAAATAACCCTTATAGTGAACTTTGATCAGCTGACCCGCACGAATGGGGTCACCAGAACCCTCCTTCACGGTTTCAGTCCTAAAAGGAATGGCAAAGCAGGCTACATTCAGCAACAGTACAAGAAAAAACTTTAATTTCGACATAGGGTCTCCTATCCCACAAGATAGAAAATGCTAGTTTTTTAGAGTACGGGAAAATCCCTAAACGGAATTGAATATGCTATCAATAATCATCGTTATCGCCATTATCGTGCTGTCCATCATCCTTGCGGCCATCGGAGCCTACGTGGTTATCCACAGTTCCGACGAAAAAGACGAGCCCAAGCAAGTCATTGACGTTTCCGGTCAGTACGCAGTCGTGGTTCGCCCTGCCCGCGAATCCCTGACCGCCGTGAAGCCCTCCGAAGCATCCCTGCGTTCCTGGCTTGAAACCCAGGACATGTCTCCTGAACAGCGCGAAGCCCTGATCGCCCAGTGGAACCAGACCCTGGAAGAAACCATCCGCACGATTGACGAAGGCGACAAGAACGGAACGGCCACCTACCGCATTGAACTTGGCCCCAAGGGCAAGGAATACTGCAAGTTTGTAAACGAAGAAAATTTCATTACCCGCGAACAGATCCGCAATCACGCCGAAATCCTGCCGCCCTACGTTCTGGGCTGCGATTGCAAGCTCCTGCCGAAACAGCCCTGGGAAAACCCCAGCAAGTCCGGCTGGAAGGCTGTGGTTCCGTCCCGCGGAAGCAACTACGACGTACCGGACTGGAGGCACCTTGCGTAAATCCCTACTTTCCGCTCTTCTTCTTGCTCCGGCTCTCGCTTGTGCTGCCGGCTCTGCAATTATTACCTTGGAAATGCCTGTTGGCGCTCGCCAGCTTGGTATGGGCGAAGCCGGCGCTGCTCTTGCAGACGACGCAACCGCCATGTACTACAACCCGGCAGGTCTCGCCTTCGGCCCCTTGGCCGACGAATGGCGCATGAGCTATCCCGCCGATTCCAAGAACGCCCCCTACTTCACCAAGATGGCCGCCCGTAGCAAGAACGGTTTCTTTAACAAGAGCGAGCTCTGGGCTGGTACCGCAGAAGGCATCCAGAAGTACGACGGCGAACAGTGGATCAATTACCACTCTGTTACCCTGCAGGGCAACGCCAAGGTTCGCGATGCAGTTAAAGTTTATGCAGGCACTGAGCATGGTTTGGACGAATTCGTCCGTCAGGTCAAGGCATTCAACGACATCAAGACTGCCGATGACGAAAACCACGTTGTTGAAGTAAAGATGCCTTGGAACCTTATCGTCAAGGATTCCATTACCGCCATTCTTTACGAAAGCCGTA comes from the Fibrobacter sp. genome and includes:
- a CDS encoding FKBP-type peptidyl-prolyl cis-trans isomerase, which codes for MSKLKFFLVLLLNVACFAIPFRTETVKEGSGDPIRAGQLIKVHYKGYLYLDSAKIAAEKARMIDSLRIVDSLRLANDINSNQVAGVSEVDASKVLAAKDSAAAAADTTAKDSSAADSTVDEGPQPFADSYAQGEPLEFTLGMGQVIPGWEKGLMGMKVGEVRKLYVPYQLAYAENSLEGIPAYSDLYFEVELVHAEKPMEPDVFPKSVEGLKWREAAKGLKIYDEKAGSGKPAAVGSVLKTHYTGWLLSGRKFGSSKDMGKPLQVVMGAGKMIKGWEVGLEGMREGGVRWFRISPNMGYGATAYSMIPSNSTLIYRVELVSSEIDEA